In Cyclobacteriaceae bacterium, the DNA window GAATTCAGCTTCCGGCGCCTCAGAAACCAATTGCTAATTATGTAAAGGCGGTACGTTCTGGAAATCTTGTTTTTCTGGCGGGTCATGGCCCATCCAATCCGGATGGAACCGACATTACCGGTAAGGTGGGAAAGGATCTCACAGTACCTCAGGGTTATGAGGCAGCGAAAGCCGTAGGTCTCAATTTACTCTCCTCACTCAAAGCAGAGATTGGTGATCTTAATAAAGTAAAGCGAATTGTTAAAGTTTTAGGAATGGTTAACTGCACGGAAGGATTTACAGAACAACCCAAAGTCATCAATGGA includes these proteins:
- a CDS encoding RidA family protein, which gives rise to MKTFLILCLLGLITTFSFAQKSDVEKKLKELGIQLPAPQKPIANYVKAVRSGNLVFLAGHGPSNPDGTDITGKVGKDLTVPQGYEAAKAVGLNLLSSLKAEIGDLNKVKRIVKVLGMVNCTEGFTEQPKVINGFSDLMVAVFGEKGKHARSAVGMYALPNNIAVEIEMIVEVEN